Proteins from a genomic interval of Spiroplasma diminutum CUAS-1:
- a CDS encoding methylated-DNA--[protein]-cysteine S-methyltransferase, with amino-acid sequence MSEKILKVYKIKIFTNKIIKLAMYEEKLAYIGFENDNIHDFYKGYKVRNVLNETGFEKYIEMLRKFENHEEIKINFDDFYLNNLTEKQIEILQEVAKLKYGQYFTYSDFAKLINKVDHTRFIATCMAKNPILLLIPCHRLVSKNLEIKYRSGKEIKNFLISNKY; translated from the coding sequence ATGAGTGAAAAAATTTTAAAAGTTTATAAAATTAAAATTTTTACTAATAAAATTATTAAATTAGCTATGTATGAAGAAAAACTTGCATATATTGGATTTGAAAATGATAATATTCATGATTTTTATAAAGGCTATAAAGTAAGAAACGTATTAAATGAAACTGGATTTGAAAAATATATTGAAATGCTTAGAAAATTTGAAAATCATGAAGAAATTAAAATAAATTTTGATGATTTTTATCTTAATAATTTAACAGAAAAACAAATAGAGATTTTGCAAGAGGTTGCTAAATTAAAATATGGCCAATATTTTACTTATTCAGACTTTGCAAAATTAATAAATAAAGTGGATCATACACGTTTTATAGCAACTTGTATGGCTAAAAACCCAATATTATTATTGATTCCTTGTCATAGACTTGTTTCTAAAAACTTAGAAATAAAATATAGGTCTGGAAAAGAAATAAAGAATTTTTTGATTAGTAATAAGTATTAA
- a CDS encoding ComEC/Rec2 family competence protein — MYYVPVGEVKLSVGEYISLVGEFEKVNVNGNFWEFDFNSYLLNKNVKYKISNVIILKRNFKFINYYFYKIVNTSNNLSKLFIFQQKTSDSVYKNLNNYSLTYLINLSGLNVYLIANFFNKKIFKNSKRYKKYKIIPIILYFLYSYLLGFKLFILKSCILLIINWIELNWNFRLSKFTKLSIIWIVCLFINPLFVFNIGFVFSIIAVLFIKKYKDKKPMTNLIYNFLIINSIFIPLQVFYDYKFFWFSSIFEILLVPFISFCFILSFLFIIPFCNPILEFVYKILYLYTKSFSYINLTTIVGSFSVLWLISYFIILKVILSLQINKKSIRNFLIVILSFNSFLIVEFNQLLNLNSTIVMLNVGNANSFLLQYKGKNILFDAGSGVGFNKTSFESYLIYKGIRKIDAAFISHNHKDHYDQLESIERTYNIKEIFWNTDNKRTYVIKDLKITNFIETSNKDENDNSQVSLIEVKNRKILFTGDATKKREYSLINDPIFESKVKGGIDFLQVGHHGSKTSTSESFIKLIKPKTCFISGHKKNNLNFPSKETIDTLNKYSCKTYVTNGRNSYKYNIRTSKVKRIQKNSF, encoded by the coding sequence TTGTATTATGTACCGGTAGGGGAGGTAAAACTATCGGTAGGGGAGTATATATCTTTGGTAGGGGAGTTTGAAAAAGTCAATGTTAATGGTAATTTTTGGGAATTTGATTTTAATTCATATTTACTTAACAAAAATGTTAAATATAAAATTTCTAATGTAATAATCTTAAAAAGAAATTTTAAATTTATTAATTATTACTTTTATAAAATAGTTAATACTTCAAATAATTTGAGTAAACTGTTTATCTTTCAACAAAAAACTTCAGATTCAGTTTATAAAAATTTAAATAATTATTCTTTAACTTATTTAATCAACTTAAGTGGATTAAATGTTTATTTAATAGCAAATTTTTTTAATAAAAAGATATTCAAAAATTCTAAGAGGTATAAAAAATACAAAATTATTCCAATAATTTTGTACTTCTTATATAGTTATTTATTGGGATTTAAATTATTTATATTAAAGTCATGTATTTTGTTAATAATTAACTGAATTGAATTAAATTGAAATTTCAGATTATCAAAATTTACAAAGCTTTCAATTATATGAATAGTTTGTTTATTTATAAACCCTTTATTTGTTTTCAATATTGGATTTGTTTTTTCAATTATTGCTGTTTTATTTATTAAAAAGTATAAAGATAAAAAGCCCATGACAAATTTAATCTATAATTTTTTAATAATTAATTCTATTTTCATTCCTTTACAAGTTTTTTATGATTATAAATTTTTTTGATTTAGTTCTATATTTGAAATTTTATTAGTTCCATTCATTTCGTTTTGCTTTATATTATCATTTTTATTCATTATTCCATTTTGCAATCCTATATTAGAATTTGTATACAAAATACTTTATTTATATACAAAAAGCTTTTCTTATATTAATTTAACAACAATTGTAGGAAGTTTTAGTGTTTTATGATTAATTAGTTATTTTATAATTTTAAAAGTCATTTTGAGTTTACAAATAAACAAGAAATCAATTAGAAACTTTTTGATTGTAATTTTAAGTTTTAATTCTTTTTTAATAGTTGAGTTTAATCAACTATTAAATTTAAATTCAACAATAGTTATGTTAAATGTTGGAAATGCAAATAGCTTTTTATTACAGTATAAAGGAAAAAATATACTTTTTGATGCAGGAAGTGGAGTTGGCTTTAATAAAACAAGTTTTGAAAGTTATTTGATCTATAAGGGAATTAGAAAAATTGATGCTGCTTTTATAAGTCATAATCATAAAGATCACTATGATCAATTAGAAAGTATTGAGAGAACCTATAATATAAAAGAAATATTTTGAAATACAGATAATAAAAGAACTTATGTAATAAAAGATTTGAAAATTACTAATTTCATTGAAACATCTAATAAAGATGAAAATGACAATTCACAAGTTTCGTTAATAGAAGTAAAAAATAGAAAAATCCTTTTTACAGGAGATGCTACAAAGAAAAGAGAATATAGTTTAATAAATGATCCAATATTTGAAAGTAAAGTAAAAGGGGGTATTGATTTTCTTCAAGTTGGTCATCATGGAAGTAAAACAAGTACATCAGAATCATTTATAAAATTAATAAAACCTAAAACATGCTTTATTTCTGGTCACAAAAAAAATAATTTAAATTTTCCAAGTAAAGAAACAATAGATACTTTAAACAAATATAGTTGTAAAACATATGTTACAAACGGAAGAAATAGTTATAAATATAATATAAGGACAAGTAAGGTAAAAAGAATACAAAAAAACTCTTTTTAA
- a CDS encoding RDD family protein, whose amino-acid sequence MNAGFWRRVACNLIDNFLIGITLGIYWIFMIINFCMAKPSIGMKAMGMSYSTKKQLRLFGFSLLQALLYILIIPGLYDLVMICMKKGTFAERWSGNFLVIS is encoded by the coding sequence ATGAATGCAGGATTTTGAAGAAGAGTTGCGTGTAATTTAATTGATAATTTTCTTATAGGAATTACACTTGGTATTTATTGAATCTTTATGATTATTAATTTCTGTATGGCAAAACCTTCAATAGGGATGAAAGCTATGGGGATGAGTTATTCAACTAAAAAGCAACTTAGATTATTTGGTTTCAGTCTTTTACAAGCTTTACTTTACATTTTAATTATTCCAGGTCTTTATGATTTAGTAATGATTTGTATGAAAAAAGGGACATTTGCTGAAAGATGATCAGGTAATTTCTTAGTTATTTCTTAG
- the holA gene encoding DNA polymerase III subunit delta, producing the protein MFFIYSNDNFLIKKQVDKLIQKINLEKEYDIFEYSLIDDAIPSILEEINTYSIFSSKKIIIINDCWFVNESKVKLHKTYDVKFVEQILNSTNNEVEIILTLNSDKFSKKLKIAKLTESNCKLLKLDEPTVDQKRQIILMKMQSADIEYDLEAIELFIDKLPNDMQVFSNEINKLIVLNKKIDIPLINEITTKYNSFDTFQLANCFISNDIKTFLKQWSSYMEINNDIYSFLALLANNLISLRNILLYRQKRVNNSEIASILSINPYRITKLLEENKLDISQINDKIKVLYLLEKNIKSGIYDNKIIPEIELLKMFNV; encoded by the coding sequence ATGTTCTTTATATATTCAAATGATAATTTTTTAATTAAAAAGCAAGTTGATAAGTTAATTCAGAAGATTAACTTAGAAAAAGAATATGATATTTTTGAATATTCTTTAATAGATGATGCAATTCCTTCTATTTTAGAAGAAATAAATACATATTCAATATTTTCTTCTAAAAAAATAATTATCATAAATGATTGTTGATTCGTAAATGAAAGTAAGGTAAAACTCCATAAAACTTATGATGTAAAATTTGTTGAGCAGATATTGAATTCAACTAATAATGAAGTTGAAATAATACTTACTTTAAATTCTGATAAATTTTCAAAAAAACTTAAAATTGCTAAATTAACTGAAAGTAATTGTAAACTTTTAAAATTAGATGAACCAACTGTTGATCAAAAGAGACAAATTATTCTAATGAAAATGCAAAGTGCAGATATTGAATATGATCTAGAAGCAATTGAACTGTTTATTGATAAACTTCCAAATGACATGCAAGTGTTTTCAAATGAAATCAATAAGTTAATAGTTTTAAACAAGAAAATTGATATTCCATTAATAAATGAAATAACTACTAAATATAATAGTTTTGATACTTTTCAATTAGCAAATTGTTTTATTTCAAATGATATAAAGACATTTTTAAAACAATGATCAAGTTATATGGAAATTAACAATGATATATATTCATTTTTAGCTTTACTTGCAAATAATTTGATATCACTTAGAAATATTTTATTATATAGACAAAAACGAGTTAATAATTCTGAAATTGCATCAATATTAAGTATAAATCCTTATAGAATTACAAAGCTATTGGAGGAAAATAAACTAGATATTAGTCAAATAAATGATAAAATCAAAGTGTTATATTTATTAGAAAAGAATATAAAAAGTGGAATTTACGATAATAAAATAATTCCAGAAATTGAACTATTAAAAATGTTTAATGTTTAA
- the rpsT gene encoding 30S ribosomal protein S20: MANIKSQEKRILTNEKSRLANKAFRSSVKTAVKKALSAKAEGSKEKDALINEAVSLLDKSVTKGIFKANKAAREKSRLMK; this comes from the coding sequence ATGGCAAATATTAAATCACAAGAAAAGCGTATTTTAACTAATGAAAAATCACGTTTAGCAAACAAAGCTTTTAGAAGTTCAGTTAAAACTGCAGTTAAAAAAGCTTTAAGTGCAAAAGCAGAAGGTTCAAAAGAAAAAGATGCTTTAATTAACGAAGCAGTTAGTTTATTAGATAAATCAGTAACTAAAGGAATCTTTAAAGCAAATAAAGCTGCAAGAGAAAAATCAAGATTAATGAAATAA